In a genomic window of Bacteroidia bacterium:
- a CDS encoding glycosyltransferase, whose amino-acid sequence MKIGYLSTFYPYRGGIAQYNARLFRAFEKNHEVKAFNFSRQYPEILFPGSTQLVTPGDKVDEIPNRQVLDSINPFSWYSAANKINRFQPAILVEKFWMSFFGPSLGTVNRKTHKKGVINIAILDNVIPHERRFYDKAFTQYYLNSTDGFIVMSETVKRDLLSLKPDAKYVMHPHPVYDHFGEKLPVRQAREKLNIPADRRVLLFFGLIRNYKGLDLLLNALANLPGNYHLIVAGEPYGGFDSYQRIIDENHLSNRLTLLTRYINDDEVPAIFSASDVCILPYRSATQSGIMYTAYHFETPLIVTDVGSLRELVAPFGTGSIVSRPDAVLITEAIKDFYNSGDGQNHKENIREFKSQFSWDNLADKIVELGESILERKS is encoded by the coding sequence ATGAAAATAGGCTACCTATCCACCTTTTATCCCTACAGGGGCGGCATTGCCCAATACAATGCCCGGCTTTTTCGCGCTTTTGAAAAGAATCACGAGGTAAAGGCATTCAACTTTTCAAGGCAGTATCCTGAAATTCTTTTTCCCGGCTCCACACAGTTGGTAACTCCGGGCGACAAGGTGGATGAAATACCTAACCGGCAGGTGTTGGACAGCATCAACCCTTTTTCCTGGTATTCTGCTGCTAATAAAATAAACCGGTTTCAGCCTGCCATTCTTGTGGAGAAATTCTGGATGTCATTTTTCGGCCCCTCTCTGGGAACGGTGAATCGCAAGACCCATAAAAAAGGGGTGATCAATATTGCTATTCTTGATAACGTGATCCCGCATGAGCGCAGGTTCTATGATAAAGCATTTACCCAATACTACTTAAACAGTACGGATGGCTTCATCGTGATGAGCGAAACGGTAAAACGAGACCTGCTTTCGCTGAAGCCCGATGCAAAATATGTAATGCATCCCCACCCCGTTTATGATCATTTCGGAGAAAAACTGCCGGTGCGCCAGGCAAGGGAGAAGCTGAATATTCCTGCTGACAGAAGGGTGCTGCTCTTTTTTGGTCTGATAAGAAATTATAAAGGGCTGGATCTGCTCCTGAATGCTTTAGCAAATTTGCCGGGGAACTACCACCTCATAGTAGCCGGTGAGCCATATGGCGGTTTTGATAGCTACCAGCGCATTATAGATGAAAACCACCTGAGCAACCGGCTGACCTTGCTGACGAGATATATAAATGATGACGAAGTGCCCGCAATTTTCTCCGCTTCTGATGTTTGTATTTTGCCTTACAGATCGGCTACTCAAAGCGGCATTATGTACACGGCCTACCATTTTGAAACTCCGCTGATCGTTACTGATGTTGGAAGCCTCCGGGAGTTGGTCGCCCCTTTCGGTACTGGCTCCATCGTATCGCGGCCTGATGCTGTTCTTATCACAGAGGCCATTAAAGATTTTTATAATTCAGGTGATGGCCAAAACCATAAGGAGAATATCAGGGAATTTAAAAGCCAATTTTCCTGGGATAATCTGGCTGATAAAATTGTGGAACTGGGAGAAAGTATATTGGAGCGAAAGTCATAA
- the sbcD gene encoding exonuclease subunit SbcD, producing the protein MKILHTSDWHLGKYLGSFSRLPEQQEVMAEICEIADEHEPDAVLVAGDLFDTFNPSAAAVDLFYQTLKRLTNNGRRPVVAIAGNHDSPERIENPDPLARECGIHLLGFPHSHPQPCRLDCGLEITRSAPGFIELSIPGCADPLRIIATPYASEFRLKRFLGNEDPELQMREILQEHWLDLAQQFCDNKGVNVLMAHLYMTRRGAEAPPEPEDEKPILHVGGAQQIFTESIPYQIQYVALGHLHGFFPVDKNPCPAVYCSSPLCYSFSEAGQQKNVVLIDVEPGNAASYSAVPLSSGRPLLRKAFEEVDLALQWLRENPTALVELTLFTDTYLSGKDKRALQQAHDGIVQIIPRMTGIATGAEDHHIIELSKGRTALFSDYFQHKYGQQPGEELLALFSEMLGKDED; encoded by the coding sequence ATGAAAATTCTCCATACATCTGACTGGCATCTGGGCAAATATTTAGGAAGTTTTTCGAGGCTCCCGGAGCAGCAGGAAGTAATGGCGGAAATTTGTGAAATAGCTGATGAGCATGAGCCGGATGCGGTATTGGTGGCAGGCGATCTTTTTGATACGTTCAACCCTTCAGCCGCAGCAGTAGACCTTTTTTACCAAACTTTGAAACGCCTCACAAACAATGGCAGGCGGCCGGTGGTGGCGATAGCTGGTAATCACGATTCTCCTGAACGCATCGAAAATCCTGATCCGCTGGCAAGAGAATGCGGCATTCATCTGCTGGGTTTTCCTCATTCTCATCCCCAGCCCTGCCGGCTGGATTGCGGGCTGGAAATAACCCGGTCCGCTCCGGGATTTATAGAGTTGAGCATCCCCGGTTGCGCAGATCCGCTGCGAATAATCGCAACGCCTTACGCCAGTGAATTCCGGTTGAAACGCTTTTTGGGCAATGAAGATCCTGAATTGCAGATGCGTGAAATCCTTCAAGAGCATTGGCTGGATCTTGCTCAGCAATTTTGCGATAACAAGGGCGTAAACGTATTGATGGCGCACCTGTACATGACCAGGCGCGGAGCAGAGGCCCCGCCTGAACCTGAAGATGAAAAGCCGATCTTACATGTGGGAGGCGCACAGCAAATTTTTACCGAAAGCATTCCTTATCAAATTCAATATGTGGCACTTGGCCATCTTCACGGCTTCTTCCCGGTGGATAAAAATCCATGCCCGGCAGTATATTGCTCAAGTCCGCTTTGTTACAGCTTTAGCGAAGCAGGCCAGCAAAAAAATGTAGTTCTGATAGATGTTGAACCTGGCAACGCAGCAAGCTATTCAGCGGTGCCGCTTTCAAGCGGGCGCCCGCTCTTGCGCAAGGCCTTTGAAGAAGTGGACCTGGCACTGCAATGGCTGAGGGAAAATCCCACAGCTTTGGTGGAATTGACACTATTTACAGATACCTATCTGAGCGGCAAAGACAAAAGAGCACTTCAGCAGGCGCATGACGGAATTGTGCAGATCATCCCCCGAATGACCGGAATTGCCACAGGTGCGGAAGATCATCACATCATCGAACTGAGCAAAGGGAGGACAGCGCTATTCTCCGATTATTTCCAGCACAAATACGGGCAGCAGCCTGGCGAGGAACTTCTGGCGCTATTCAGCGAAATGCTGGGAAAGGATGAGGATTAA
- a CDS encoding glycosyltransferase family 9 protein, giving the protein MELSEVKFDCRHFRGTIPCKPNKLRGKICECDEYTPISKRILIIKLGAMGDVIRTTPLVVRYRQLFPDCHISWITLTPQILPPDEIDAIYKFDHLSVYSLLHEDFDIAINLDKEIEACGLLRDVRAKEKIGFIEKNGHVDIANPEAKHKLITGLFDQISIQNKKSYLEEIFEICKMKFNYEPYLINQNRDLVAKWESLREKSGGKPIVGLNTGCGQRWLTRLWPQEYWIALITRLQNEGMFPMVLGGPDEEPQNLIYAQRTGCYYPGTYSLPEFMAITANCDLVVTAVSMMMHIAMGLQKPLVLFNNIFNKHEFEMYGRGEILEPHTGCEDFYGTRCTRERHCMLDLPVDDVFNAIQRHLPVIK; this is encoded by the coding sequence ATGGAGTTATCAGAGGTAAAATTTGACTGCAGGCATTTCAGGGGAACCATTCCATGCAAGCCAAATAAGCTAAGAGGGAAAATATGCGAATGTGATGAGTATACGCCCATCAGCAAGCGCATTCTCATCATCAAACTGGGCGCAATGGGAGACGTAATCAGGACTACGCCTCTTGTGGTTCGGTACCGGCAACTTTTTCCTGATTGCCACATAAGCTGGATCACGCTTACCCCTCAGATCTTACCCCCTGACGAAATAGATGCGATATACAAATTCGATCATCTTTCTGTCTACTCTCTTCTCCATGAAGATTTTGACATCGCCATAAATCTTGACAAAGAAATAGAGGCATGCGGCCTGTTGCGGGATGTGCGGGCAAAGGAAAAGATCGGATTCATTGAGAAAAATGGGCATGTGGATATTGCAAATCCCGAAGCGAAACACAAGTTGATCACGGGATTATTTGATCAGATTTCCATTCAAAATAAGAAAAGTTATCTGGAAGAGATCTTTGAGATCTGCAAAATGAAATTCAACTACGAGCCGTACCTGATCAACCAAAACCGCGACCTGGTTGCGAAGTGGGAATCGCTCCGCGAAAAATCAGGTGGGAAACCGATTGTAGGCCTCAACACAGGTTGTGGCCAGCGCTGGCTCACACGCCTCTGGCCACAGGAATATTGGATTGCATTGATCACCCGCCTACAGAACGAGGGAATGTTCCCCATGGTCCTTGGTGGTCCGGATGAAGAACCGCAAAACCTGATATATGCGCAACGAACCGGCTGCTATTATCCCGGCACTTATTCGCTCCCGGAATTTATGGCCATCACTGCGAATTGTGATCTTGTGGTTACAGCCGTTTCCATGATGATGCATATTGCCATGGGATTGCAGAAGCCGCTGGTGTTGTTCAATAATATCTTTAATAAACACGAATTTGAGATGTACGGGCGGGGCGAGATCCTGGAGCCTCATACCGGCTGTGAAGATTTCTATGGAACCCGCTGCACGAGAGAACGCCACTGTATGCTGGACCTGCCCGTGGATGATGTATTTAATGCAATACAAAGGCATCTTCCTGTCATCAAATGA
- a CDS encoding FMN-binding negative transcriptional regulator gives MYIPSYYREQDPRRIQDFMETHNFATLVSAVNNKALVSHLPFVVEKQGDQLHLLSHLARGNPQWQSFTPDAEVTVIFREPHAYISPMHYEDRLNVPTWNYVAIHAHGHPAIIEGPEAAAAMSRIIHAVDPGYVQQYQSLPDDYLSGMMKRLVVFTILVVNLEANFKLSQDHSLADQQNIITALNKEADPYKQEIAQMMAENLKSLK, from the coding sequence ATGTACATTCCTTCTTATTACAGAGAACAAGATCCCAGGCGGATCCAGGATTTCATGGAGACGCACAATTTCGCTACCCTCGTTTCCGCTGTGAATAACAAAGCTCTGGTAAGTCATCTTCCGTTTGTTGTAGAAAAGCAGGGAGATCAACTGCATCTCCTCAGCCATTTGGCGCGCGGAAACCCGCAATGGCAAAGCTTTACACCAGATGCAGAAGTCACGGTTATTTTCCGGGAACCTCATGCTTACATTTCCCCAATGCATTATGAGGATCGGCTAAATGTCCCCACCTGGAATTATGTGGCAATTCATGCGCACGGCCATCCTGCGATCATCGAAGGCCCGGAAGCCGCAGCCGCCATGAGCCGTATTATTCATGCTGTTGATCCCGGGTATGTGCAGCAATATCAATCCCTGCCGGATGATTATTTGAGCGGGATGATGAAAAGGCTGGTCGTTTTCACCATTCTCGTAGTGAATCTGGAAGCGAATTTTAAACTCAGTCAGGATCATTCGCTGGCCGATCAGCAAAATATAATTACCGCTTTGAACAAGGAAGCCGATCCGTATAAACAGGAAATTGCGCAGATGATGGCAGAGAACCTGAAGTCGCTGAAATGA
- a CDS encoding gliding motility-associated C-terminal domain-containing protein, with protein sequence MKLLYLLIFFLILCRLPAGATHIVGGDFNLQHLQGNEYLLTLKVFRDCKNGVPYFNLPLYVGMYDKGTHAKVDTFKFNQILSNDTLEFQGGSCYTFGIECTHIGLYQRVIELDSAVFNSSNGYYFSWERCCRNRIIRNIEVLNGIETITGMTFYMEIPPLNQENSTPVFAAPPLTFLCVNHPFSFNYNVTETDGDSLVYSLVQPLKGTTTANSPNDPGQINYPIINSGPYSLTQWRPGYSLQNIMDGNPSLAIDSATGQLTVTPTQQGIYVVAIKVEEYRNGVKLGEVRRELQYTVGVCQTNQIPELSQNVKGTVYTVHPSDTFRLAIETEDPNQGDSVYLSITGDIFDDQGKIDSPYAFTSPASGLTNAVTNLEWTPTCDHVTGDTLEVRVRVVDNGCPFPKADTAIFYLVVVPPPPADPPEFLCYENYDNGEVRLSWQPATNGEYGKSVVLGRKSADGEAEDIATIEDSSTEYLDFPPDGKYCYYLYSINICGIRGDSVETCMIDFSLGEDIEKCEEEEATLEAMPGATNYLWSTGESGRSIRVAEPGEYSVEAWFPEACEPLLATVEVKDQIVEELGEIPNVFTPNNDGYNDRYRLPTENLKELSLTIYNRWGEILYEFSGPEDSWDGNINGRPAPPGGYYWLLTYRARCSQTERQLHGTVTLIR encoded by the coding sequence ATGAAACTCCTTTACCTATTAATATTCTTCCTTATCCTGTGCCGGTTACCGGCCGGTGCTACGCATATCGTGGGAGGGGATTTTAATCTGCAACATCTTCAGGGGAATGAATATCTGCTGACGCTGAAAGTTTTCCGCGATTGTAAAAACGGAGTACCGTATTTCAACCTTCCGCTATATGTGGGAATGTATGACAAAGGCACACATGCGAAGGTGGATACATTCAAATTCAACCAGATCCTAAGCAATGACACGCTGGAATTCCAGGGCGGGAGTTGCTATACATTTGGCATAGAATGTACGCATATCGGGCTGTACCAGCGGGTTATCGAGCTCGATTCGGCAGTTTTCAACAGCAGCAACGGATATTACTTTAGCTGGGAGCGTTGTTGCCGTAACCGCATTATCCGAAACATAGAGGTGCTGAATGGAATTGAGACAATTACCGGGATGACCTTTTATATGGAAATTCCACCGCTGAATCAGGAAAATTCCACACCCGTTTTCGCAGCGCCACCGCTTACTTTTCTTTGCGTAAATCATCCTTTTTCATTTAATTATAATGTTACAGAAACGGACGGAGATTCTCTGGTGTATTCGCTGGTGCAGCCCCTGAAAGGAACGACCACAGCCAATTCACCAAATGATCCGGGCCAGATAAATTATCCCATCATCAATTCAGGGCCTTACAGCCTGACGCAATGGCGCCCGGGGTACAGCCTGCAAAATATTATGGACGGAAATCCGTCTCTGGCCATTGATTCCGCCACAGGCCAATTGACGGTAACGCCCACGCAGCAGGGAATTTATGTTGTAGCCATTAAAGTGGAAGAATACCGGAATGGCGTGAAGCTCGGTGAAGTGAGGCGTGAATTACAATACACGGTTGGCGTTTGCCAGACGAACCAGATACCAGAGCTGTCGCAAAACGTGAAGGGCACGGTGTACACCGTTCATCCGTCTGATACATTTCGCCTTGCAATAGAAACGGAGGACCCAAACCAGGGCGACTCAGTATATCTGTCTATAACAGGAGATATATTTGACGATCAGGGAAAAATTGATTCGCCTTATGCTTTTACCTCTCCGGCTTCGGGACTTACGAATGCCGTAACCAACCTGGAATGGACGCCCACTTGTGACCATGTTACCGGGGATACGCTGGAGGTCAGGGTGCGGGTGGTTGATAATGGATGTCCCTTCCCGAAAGCCGATACGGCCATTTTCTATTTGGTCGTGGTTCCTCCGCCACCGGCTGATCCTCCTGAATTCCTTTGCTATGAAAATTATGATAATGGAGAAGTGAGGCTCTCCTGGCAGCCGGCAACCAATGGTGAATACGGAAAATCAGTGGTGCTGGGCAGAAAGTCAGCAGACGGAGAAGCCGAAGACATTGCTACGATTGAGGATTCCTCCACGGAATACCTGGATTTTCCACCGGACGGGAAGTATTGCTATTATCTCTATTCCATAAATATCTGCGGAATAAGGGGCGACAGCGTGGAGACCTGCATGATTGACTTTTCTTTGGGAGAAGATATAGAGAAATGCGAGGAAGAGGAGGCAACGCTGGAGGCCATGCCAGGTGCCACCAATTATTTGTGGAGCACTGGCGAATCGGGCCGCAGCATAAGGGTAGCGGAGCCAGGTGAGTACAGCGTGGAAGCATGGTTTCCTGAAGCTTGTGAACCGCTGCTTGCTACTGTGGAAGTGAAAGACCAAATAGTGGAGGAACTGGGAGAAATTCCCAATGTATTTACACCAAATAATGATGGATATAATGATCGGTACCGGCTTCCCACTGAGAATTTGAAGGAACTGAGCCTGACTATTTATAATCGCTGGGGAGAAATTTTATATGAATTCAGCGGCCCGGAAGATTCCTGGGATGGCAACATCAATGGCCGTCCTGCTCCTCCTGGCGGATATTATTGGTTGCTAACCTACCGCGCACGCTGCTCGCAGACCGAGCGGCAGTTGCACGGAACGGTGACGCTTATCCGGTAA
- a CDS encoding HAD hydrolase-like protein, which produces MNLIIFDIDGTLSQTDGIDTQCYVQAIEEVMEEKVLNTDWDSYENVTDEALTQLIFKNVLKRLPATHEVEQVKSRLVELLNFHSRKDPAAFREVAGAKLFFRKMMSQHDWAVAIATGCWHGSAEVKLAAIDFNRAGVPLATADLAATKPGILAEAERLAKEAHGQKEFARRIYVGDRAYDLRSAESQGMEFLGIDITGSGKLHQAGAPRVIKSFGQKLNL; this is translated from the coding sequence ATGAACCTGATCATTTTTGATATTGACGGCACATTGAGCCAGACAGACGGCATTGACACTCAATGCTACGTTCAGGCGATAGAAGAGGTGATGGAGGAAAAAGTGCTGAACACCGATTGGGATAGTTATGAAAATGTGACGGATGAGGCGTTGACCCAACTGATCTTTAAGAATGTGTTAAAGCGTTTGCCCGCAACGCATGAGGTGGAGCAGGTAAAATCGAGGCTGGTGGAGTTGCTGAATTTTCATAGCCGGAAGGATCCCGCAGCATTCCGCGAAGTGGCCGGAGCCAAATTGTTTTTCCGGAAAATGATGTCTCAGCATGATTGGGCAGTAGCCATTGCTACCGGTTGCTGGCACGGTTCGGCAGAGGTAAAACTTGCGGCCATTGATTTCAATCGGGCAGGTGTTCCTTTAGCTACGGCTGATCTGGCTGCTACAAAACCCGGCATCCTCGCTGAAGCAGAGCGGCTGGCTAAGGAAGCACATGGACAAAAGGAATTTGCAAGGAGAATCTATGTGGGCGACCGTGCTTATGATTTGCGATCAGCCGAATCCCAGGGAATGGAGTTTTTGGGTATTGACATTACCGGTTCGGGCAAACTGCATCAAGCTGGCGCCCCAAGAGTTATTAAAAGTTTCGGGCAGAAATTGAATTTGTAA
- a CDS encoding aspartate aminotransferase family protein has translation MISQRQLFLQNLAQTSPTPLMIEVERAEGSWIYDVKGKKYLDLISGISVSSLGHRHPKVIEAIQQQLEKYLHVMVYGEFVQSPQVQLAHRLTEFLPVSLNAVYFTNSGTEATEGAMKLAKRITGRSGVVSFAGAYHGSTQGALSIAGGTNFQQKYRPLIPGCTMIEYNQEQQLQEITRDTACVFAEIVRGEAGALVPQPEFLHQLRKRCDETGALLVVDEIQTGMGRTGKLFAFEHEGIVPDILLLGKAFGGGMPLGAFIASREMMAALSENPVLGHITTFGGHPVCCAAGLAALEVLTGSDNLIPQIAEKEQVFRQRLRHPLIEKVTGKGLLLAVHLASFEQVQLVISKCYERGVITDWFLFNDRAIRLAPPLTITLDEIEFACNVLLEGLEAVE, from the coding sequence ATGATTTCCCAACGGCAACTCTTTCTGCAAAACCTTGCGCAAACCAGCCCAACGCCTTTGATGATAGAAGTGGAACGCGCGGAAGGCTCCTGGATTTATGACGTGAAGGGAAAGAAATACCTCGACCTGATCTCTGGTATCAGCGTCAGTTCGCTCGGGCACCGGCACCCGAAAGTCATTGAAGCTATTCAGCAGCAACTGGAGAAATACCTGCATGTGATGGTATATGGCGAGTTTGTGCAAAGCCCGCAGGTGCAGCTTGCGCACCGGCTGACGGAATTTCTGCCGGTAAGCCTCAATGCCGTTTATTTTACGAATTCCGGGACGGAAGCTACAGAAGGGGCGATGAAGCTGGCAAAACGCATTACAGGCCGTTCTGGCGTTGTGTCGTTTGCCGGTGCGTACCACGGCAGCACCCAGGGTGCATTAAGCATTGCAGGTGGCACAAACTTTCAGCAGAAATACAGGCCGCTCATTCCCGGCTGCACAATGATCGAATATAATCAGGAGCAGCAACTGCAGGAAATCACCCGCGATACAGCTTGTGTTTTCGCAGAGATAGTTCGAGGTGAAGCAGGCGCACTGGTGCCGCAGCCGGAGTTTCTCCATCAACTTCGCAAACGGTGTGATGAGACGGGAGCACTGCTGGTGGTGGATGAAATCCAAACCGGGATGGGCCGCACGGGGAAGCTATTTGCCTTTGAGCATGAAGGGATTGTTCCGGATATTTTGCTGCTGGGCAAGGCCTTTGGCGGAGGAATGCCACTGGGTGCTTTCATAGCATCCCGCGAAATGATGGCGGCCCTCAGCGAAAACCCGGTCCTCGGCCACATCACCACGTTCGGTGGCCATCCGGTCTGTTGTGCTGCGGGTTTGGCGGCCCTGGAGGTATTAACGGGAAGCGACAACCTTATCCCGCAAATAGCAGAAAAAGAGCAGGTATTCAGGCAAAGACTCCGGCATCCGCTCATCGAAAAAGTAACGGGAAAGGGATTGCTGCTTGCCGTCCACCTGGCATCCTTTGAACAGGTGCAGCTTGTGATCAGCAAATGCTATGAGAGGGGCGTCATCACAGATTGGTTTCTCTTTAATGACCGGGCAATCCGGCTGGCCCCGCCCCTAACGATTACTTTGGATGAAATTGAATTTGCGTGCAATGTGCTCCTGGAGGGGCTGGAGGCGGTGGAATAG